The following proteins come from a genomic window of Heyndrickxia acidicola:
- a CDS encoding LysE family translocator has protein sequence MYGITHYGVFLLTGILLNLIPGADTMYIVGRSMSQGRKAGVYSVLGIITGSLTHTLFVAFGLSMILVKSVFLFNAIKIIGVIYLVYLGIRMLLDKSNATFQATAPDKLNIRKLYVQGLLTSLTNPKVSLFFIAFLPQFIDTKASGPIPFLILGLTFTTTGLLWCLFVAYFSSYVTKKLRGNQKVGMVLNKITGMIFIGMGIKLLQTKAPN, from the coding sequence ATGTACGGTATAACTCATTATGGAGTATTTTTATTAACAGGAATTTTGTTAAACTTAATTCCTGGTGCAGACACTATGTATATTGTTGGGCGAAGCATGTCACAAGGCAGAAAAGCTGGTGTATATTCTGTTTTGGGCATTATTACCGGTTCTTTGACTCACACGTTGTTCGTTGCGTTTGGTTTATCAATGATACTTGTAAAATCTGTTTTCTTATTTAATGCAATTAAGATTATTGGTGTTATATATTTAGTGTATTTAGGGATTCGCATGTTACTTGATAAATCCAATGCAACGTTTCAGGCAACTGCACCCGACAAGCTAAATATACGGAAACTATACGTGCAAGGACTTTTGACGAGTCTTACAAATCCAAAAGTATCTTTGTTTTTTATTGCGTTTCTTCCACAATTCATAGATACAAAGGCTTCGGGACCCATCCCATTTCTCATCCTGGGACTGACCTTTACAACCACTGGGTTGTTATGGTGTTTATTTGTTGCTTATTTTTCTTCTTATGTTACAAAAAAACTAAGAGGAAACCAAAAAGTAGGAATGGTTTTAAACAAAATTACAGGAATGATCTTTATCGGCATGGGTATTAAACTACTGCAAACAAAAGCTCCTAACTAA